The following are encoded in a window of Spiroplasma tabanidicola genomic DNA:
- the potCD gene encoding spermidine/putrescine ABC transporter permease/substrate-binding protein, protein MKKFFKSSYFALMLLFIYIPIFVMIVMSFNSGNNLSEWQGFSTKWYTSFLENSPFVKSILVSLFVAVVSTIVSIVIGVLAVIGLSKMRRRISNNWVRVANIPLVNADVITAVGLMLLFIFSGLKFGIFTLISAHVSFNVPYVIITVLPFMKRIDQNYLDASKDLGATTTKTIWKVVLPILLPSIVTAAAICFAMSFDDFIISYFTGGDQTNVSTFIYTAKRMQPYINVFGVFMVIIVTLILLVWNGCQFINNKSKTVKELIKKGDYKIKIRNALENKIIYWKACMENEVKTRHSKSIINWIKYRILSLQLRIKKNKNFNSKISRLEWKIALLTDEIAEAKRVKTIHTKLSEKKKQIEAKIQKLNNAKKAQKFEAVIAKINKKLYKYEKEIEWFKDRDINDKQRAKEIGEEIVKLQSESASLQKGDKDYDWYLNKIKSLTKKQKELNEGRDKAKLRETVAKLEAMKAKSISSIEETYSVWLAQKNKVFKEVSLVEAIDKKIKKLKTNNASENEIASLLEVRNTKMQEAKDVYSQKIQKAEAKLNAVKDDINKKQEKYFPDVTAEGYTSKRTRWINRSWKRLSLGVLLLGSFGLLTAAYVKNNVYDLVVGNWGSYIDTSLLTDFEKENNVKINYQQYDSNESLYNKSYTFSYDIMVPSDYMAKKLAQENKLQKIDWCRVEVLQTPNFDGAPTDCEKNNDQPISETFDKLSDTLVNVDNKTVLDTNGEPILNYAIPYLWGDVRMIWNIKNQKVIDLLSSKGIYNPDTKETDESKLSWNILWEAADLGLDVKLNEDPKNVFMFAFEKLFGNVMAVKAAPENGNLSKQQQIDLAEVEVKKLVSKSNVGIYGDQLTDKIATGDFDVTVVYNGDAIYGHSDDYESSSEGDEEGDEEETTPNEESSSDEARTRSNMSITSRIEGGNPNLESISLIPNAPAEYKPANGESVGEVKQTTNIWTDFMVISKDNRNLDLTYKFINMIYSRYAQEKIAEETGYTVPTSYVIDNPPYDGVLGEWYVPTEDGEPFDLDATWDNYMVDKFNNIIATKN, encoded by the coding sequence ATGAAAAAGTTCTTCAAATCAAGTTACTTCGCTTTAATGCTATTATTTATTTACATACCTATATTTGTAATGATAGTAATGTCATTTAACTCAGGAAATAATCTAAGTGAATGACAAGGTTTTAGCACTAAGTGATATACATCATTTTTAGAAAACTCTCCTTTTGTTAAATCAATTTTAGTTTCTTTATTTGTCGCTGTTGTTTCAACAATAGTTTCAATAGTAATTGGAGTTTTAGCAGTAATTGGACTTTCTAAAATGAGAAGAAGAATTTCTAACAATTGAGTTAGAGTTGCAAACATTCCGCTTGTAAATGCTGATGTAATTACAGCGGTTGGTTTAATGTTATTATTCATATTTTCAGGATTGAAATTTGGGATATTCACTTTAATATCTGCTCACGTTTCATTCAACGTTCCATATGTAATAATTACAGTTTTACCATTTATGAAAAGAATTGATCAAAACTATTTAGATGCTTCAAAAGATTTAGGAGCAACTACAACTAAAACAATTTGAAAAGTAGTATTGCCAATATTATTACCTTCAATTGTAACAGCAGCTGCAATTTGTTTTGCAATGAGTTTTGATGACTTTATCATTTCATACTTTACTGGTGGAGATCAAACAAACGTTTCAACATTTATTTATACAGCAAAAAGAATGCAACCATACATTAATGTATTTGGTGTATTTATGGTAATTATTGTTACTTTGATTTTACTTGTATGAAATGGATGTCAATTTATTAACAATAAATCAAAAACAGTAAAAGAATTAATTAAAAAAGGCGATTATAAAATTAAAATCAGAAATGCTTTAGAAAATAAAATTATTTATTGAAAAGCATGTATGGAAAATGAAGTTAAAACAAGACATAGTAAAAGTATAATTAACTGAATTAAATATAGAATTTTAAGCTTACAATTACGAATTAAAAAGAATAAAAACTTTAACTCAAAAATAAGTAGACTAGAATGAAAAATTGCTTTACTAACAGATGAAATTGCAGAAGCAAAAAGAGTAAAAACTATTCATACTAAATTGAGTGAAAAGAAAAAACAGATAGAAGCAAAAATTCAAAAATTAAATAATGCAAAAAAAGCACAAAAATTTGAAGCTGTTATTGCAAAAATTAATAAAAAACTTTATAAATATGAAAAAGAAATAGAATGATTTAAAGATAGAGATATCAATGACAAACAAAGAGCCAAAGAAATTGGTGAAGAAATTGTTAAATTACAAAGTGAGTCTGCATCATTACAAAAAGGTGATAAAGACTATGATTGATATTTAAATAAAATTAAATCATTAACAAAAAAACAAAAAGAATTAAATGAAGGTAGAGATAAAGCAAAACTTCGTGAAACAGTTGCTAAACTTGAAGCTATGAAAGCAAAAAGTATTAGTAGTATTGAAGAAACTTATAGTGTTTGATTAGCACAAAAAAATAAAGTGTTTAAAGAAGTTTCTTTAGTGGAAGCAATTGATAAAAAAATTAAAAAATTAAAAACTAATAATGCTAGTGAAAATGAAATTGCAAGTTTATTAGAAGTAAGAAATACAAAAATGCAAGAAGCAAAAGATGTATATTCTCAAAAAATTCAAAAAGCAGAAGCAAAACTAAACGCTGTTAAAGATGATATTAATAAAAAACAAGAAAAATACTTTCCAGATGTTACTGCTGAAGGTTATACTTCAAAAAGAACAAGATGAATTAATAGAAGTTGAAAAAGATTATCACTTGGAGTTTTATTATTAGGATCATTTGGATTACTAACAGCTGCTTATGTAAAAAATAATGTTTACGATTTAGTTGTTGGTAACTGAGGAAGTTATATTGATACTTCTTTATTAACTGATTTTGAAAAAGAAAATAATGTAAAAATCAACTATCAACAATATGATTCAAATGAAAGTTTATATAACAAAAGTTATACATTTAGTTATGACATAATGGTTCCAAGTGACTATATGGCAAAAAAATTAGCTCAAGAAAATAAATTACAAAAAATTGATTGATGTAGAGTAGAGGTTTTACAAACACCTAATTTTGATGGTGCTCCAACTGATTGTGAGAAAAACAATGATCAACCAATCAGTGAAACATTTGACAAATTAAGTGATACTCTTGTAAATGTAGATAACAAAACTGTTTTAGATACAAATGGAGAACCAATTTTAAATTATGCAATCCCTTATTTATGAGGGGATGTAAGAATGATTTGAAATATCAAAAATCAAAAAGTTATTGATTTACTTTCAAGTAAAGGAATTTACAATCCTGATACAAAAGAAACTGATGAAAGTAAATTAAGTTGAAATATTTTATGAGAAGCAGCTGATTTAGGATTAGATGTAAAATTAAATGAAGATCCTAAAAACGTATTTATGTTTGCTTTTGAAAAATTATTTGGAAATGTTATGGCTGTAAAAGCTGCTCCAGAAAATGGAAACTTATCAAAACAACAACAAATTGATCTTGCTGAAGTAGAAGTGAAAAAATTAGTAAGCAAAAGCAATGTTGGAATTTATGGAGACCAATTAACAGATAAAATTGCTACTGGTGATTTTGATGTAACTGTTGTTTATAATGGAGATGCTATTTATGGACACAGTGATGATTATGAAAGTTCTTCTGAAGGTGATGAAGAAGGTGATGAAGAAGAAACTACTCCAAATGAAGAATCATCATCTGATGAAGCAAGAACAAGATCAAATATGAGTATAACTTCAAGAATTGAGGGTGGAAATCCTAATTTAGAATCAATTTCTTTAATTCCAAATGCCCCAGCAGAGTACAAGCCAGCTAACGGAGAAAGTGTTGGAGAAGTTAAACAAACAACAAATATTTGAACTGACTTTATGGTAATAAGTAAAGATAATAGAAATTTAGACTTAACATATAAATTTATAAACATGATTTATTCAAGATATGCACAAGAAAAAATAGCAGAAGAAACTGGATATACAGTTCCGACAAGTTATGTTATTGATAATCCGCCTTATGATGGAGTATTAGGTGAATGATATGTGCCAACTGAAGATGGAGAACCATTTGATTTAGATGCAACTTGAGATAATTACATGGTTGACAAATTTAATAATATTATTGCAACAAAAAACTAA
- a CDS encoding ISNCY family transposase: protein MNEKDKMEIIKAVIDEKLSKKAAAIKICQTIRNVNLLINKYKKYGYTAFIHKNTGRISNKKIKHQISDQIIDLYINKYEEYNYKHFLEKLWSNHQISVSYTYLINLLKKNNLYSPRIHKVTKKMIKQKITNLLKNENIKKPEKREYLNTLLSIENIHPMQNRKTEFGERLQTDASVHYWVDNEKWYLHGFIDDATGKVLALYFDKEETLMGYYNITKKVLLEYGIPKEILTDKRTVFWSQKEKESDLHSDSLTQYGFLCHNLGIKLTTSSVPQTKGRIERLWNTLQDRLPKELKENNISDINEANSFLNEYIKRYNSQFSLQLNNIINSSAIFKEHKNIDFYLSRRFERTINKGSTIKYQNKFYIPHSNGEPVFYKNKTKIFVVETFDGQLHSNSFSEWMPLIEVQQNSTYKEAYEDKSVYDIQKTHKQIKTNSPWKYTNWIFYKNSKNKVLGKIDYLLTSFFVFFLTIFNY from the coding sequence ATGAATGAAAAAGATAAAATGGAAATAATTAAAGCTGTAATTGATGAAAAACTATCTAAAAAAGCTGCAGCTATAAAAATCTGTCAAACAATAAGAAATGTTAACTTATTAATTAACAAATATAAAAAGTATGGTTACACAGCATTTATCCACAAAAATACTGGAAGAATATCAAATAAAAAAATAAAACATCAAATAAGTGATCAAATTATTGACTTGTACATTAATAAATATGAAGAATATAATTATAAACACTTTTTAGAAAAGCTTTGATCAAACCATCAAATAAGTGTTTCATATACTTACTTAATCAATTTATTAAAAAAGAATAATTTATATTCACCAAGAATTCATAAAGTAACTAAAAAAATGATTAAACAAAAAATTACTAACTTATTAAAAAATGAAAATATTAAAAAACCTGAGAAACGAGAGTATTTAAATACTTTGCTTTCAATAGAAAATATTCATCCTATGCAAAATCGAAAAACAGAGTTTGGTGAGCGCTTGCAAACTGATGCATCAGTCCACTACTGAGTTGATAATGAGAAATGGTATTTACATGGTTTTATAGATGATGCAACAGGTAAAGTTTTAGCTTTATATTTTGATAAAGAAGAAACTCTTATGGGATACTACAATATAACAAAAAAAGTTTTATTAGAGTATGGGATTCCAAAGGAGATACTTACTGACAAAAGGACTGTATTTTGAAGTCAAAAAGAAAAAGAGTCAGACCTTCACTCTGACTCTTTAACACAATACGGATTCTTATGTCATAACTTAGGAATAAAGCTAACAACTTCAAGTGTTCCTCAAACAAAAGGCCGTATTGAAAGGTTGTGAAATACACTTCAAGATCGCCTACCAAAGGAACTCAAAGAAAATAATATATCAGATATAAATGAAGCAAATTCATTTTTAAATGAATATATTAAAAGATATAATTCACAGTTTTCCCTTCAATTAAATAATATCATTAACTCTTCTGCTATTTTTAAAGAACATAAAAACATTGACTTTTATTTATCAAGAAGATTTGAACGAACTATTAATAAAGGTTCTACAATAAAATACCAAAATAAATTTTATATACCACATTCTAATGGCGAGCCAGTCTTTTATAAAAATAAAACAAAAATTTTTGTAGTAGAAACTTTTGATGGGCAATTACATTCAAACTCATTTAGTGAATGAATGCCTTTAATTGAAGTTCAACAAAACTCCACTTATAAAGAAGCTTATGAAGATAAAAGTGTTTATGATATACAAAAAACACATAAGCAAATTAAAACAAATAGTCCATGAAAATATACTAATTGAATATTTTACAAAAACTCTAAAAATAAAGTTTTGGGAAAAATTGATTACTTATTGACATCTTTTTTTGTATTTTTTTTAACTATTTTTAATTATTAG
- a CDS encoding MATE family efflux transporter, with translation MDIKEKNDVEKDAVLETKHIIKNNKIKRRFFATGKWYKIAITLILWSVLQEILMASTDLIDNVFVNHIISSQVKGFDDLTNYIKGTGWAEHMTEDKLNSVGLGSLTGYALDNINYTPGQIGVNGVSASNQLYIIMFAMVSGFCYGSGIFSAQYFGAGEYQKLKHITCLKMYLTLIITMIFALIGIQQITKYFIGFTTHPDYEKAKVPLDTYLTENSSAQEIKQVFEYIQNKVSILSTEQGEKYYRIVSLSYPILTINQVATTALRETRRPFYSFFMSSISLIANALCNVFFTAPTFIPNYHGFGVVGAAIGTVSSRVLQLGFIVGLLAIKKFEFIPRIRHFIIPKYILRISLIKSLPILLNETLFAFGQVMQVKLRAQYSADSLSANAMYETMLMAFFSPMYHGLNAGISTLVGNELGAKHFDEAKYNAKHLMRFSFMIACVFLILFSGLSWVIPKLIFPNTTHEGIKIGEWMVFIYSATYPVILMNSCVYSILRAGGNVVQAFLMDSAFNWVFQIPVLFVLIYYNTFNNPQGFINLDIIYIHLIVCMFEILKLIPSMIFYFRGKWLTSIIDETKFEHKDKPKDKMDKSKNIIVEDKTEEMKLEN, from the coding sequence ATGGACATTAAAGAAAAAAATGATGTTGAAAAAGATGCTGTTCTTGAAACAAAACATATTATCAAGAATAACAAAATTAAAAGACGTTTTTTTGCAACAGGTAAATGATATAAAATTGCTATCACTTTAATTTTATGATCAGTTTTACAAGAAATATTAATGGCATCAACTGATTTGATTGATAATGTTTTTGTTAACCATATTATTAGTAGTCAAGTTAAAGGGTTTGATGATCTAACAAATTATATAAAAGGTACAGGTTGAGCAGAACATATGACCGAAGATAAACTTAATTCAGTAGGTCTTGGTAGTTTGACAGGTTATGCTCTTGATAATATAAATTATACTCCTGGGCAAATTGGAGTTAATGGTGTAAGTGCAAGTAACCAACTTTATATAATTATGTTTGCAATGGTATCAGGATTTTGTTATGGTTCTGGAATATTTAGTGCTCAATATTTTGGGGCAGGGGAATATCAAAAATTAAAACACATCACTTGTTTAAAAATGTATTTAACTTTAATAATAACAATGATTTTTGCATTAATTGGAATTCAGCAAATTACAAAATACTTTATTGGATTTACAACACATCCAGATTATGAAAAAGCAAAAGTACCATTAGATACGTATTTAACAGAAAACTCTAGTGCTCAAGAAATTAAACAAGTTTTTGAATACATTCAAAATAAAGTTTCAATTTTATCAACTGAACAAGGGGAAAAATATTATAGAATTGTTTCGCTTAGTTATCCAATTTTAACGATTAATCAAGTTGCCACAACTGCTTTAAGAGAAACAAGAAGACCATTTTATTCTTTCTTTATGTCTTCAATTTCGTTAATTGCAAATGCTTTATGTAATGTATTTTTCACAGCTCCTACTTTTATTCCAAATTATCATGGTTTTGGAGTTGTAGGAGCTGCAATTGGTACAGTAAGTTCAAGAGTTTTACAACTGGGATTTATAGTTGGATTGCTTGCTATTAAGAAGTTTGAGTTTATCCCAAGAATTAGACATTTTATAATTCCAAAATACATTTTAAGAATATCGTTGATAAAAAGTCTACCAATTTTATTAAATGAAACATTATTCGCTTTTGGACAAGTTATGCAAGTTAAATTACGTGCGCAATACTCAGCTGACTCATTGTCGGCAAATGCAATGTATGAAACGATGCTTATGGCATTCTTCTCCCCAATGTATCATGGATTAAATGCTGGAATATCAACCTTAGTAGGAAATGAGTTGGGGGCAAAACATTTTGATGAAGCAAAATATAACGCTAAACATTTAATGAGGTTTAGCTTCATGATTGCTTGTGTATTTTTGATATTATTTTCAGGATTGTCTTGAGTTATTCCAAAACTAATTTTTCCAAACACAACTCATGAAGGAATTAAAATTGGTGAGTGAATGGTATTTATATATTCTGCAACTTATCCAGTTATTCTTATGAATAGTTGTGTATATTCTATTCTCAGGGCTGGGGGAAATGTTGTTCAGGCATTCTTGATGGACTCGGCATTCAATTGAGTATTTCAAATTCCAGTATTATTTGTATTGATTTATTATAATACGTTTAACAATCCACAAGGATTTATAAATTTAGACATAATATATATTCATTTAATTGTATGTATGTTTGAAATATTAAAATTAATTCCTTCGATGATCTTTTATTTTAGAGGTAAATGATTAACAAGTATAATTGATGAAACTAAGTTTGAACATAAAGATAAACCAAAAGATAAAATGGATAAATCAAAAAATATTATAGTAGAAGATAAAACAGAAGAAATGAAATTAGAAAACTAG
- the mgtA gene encoding magnesium-translocating P-type ATPase — protein sequence MEKLTKRISKEVKNNTIKDSLTTFSRLDQKQVLEKLEIKQFGLKDEELERQKQKYGNNKLEPKRFNFPLVLAKAFLSPFNLILIIIDVYSFYNFFSQVSAERDNFDLVGALLVLIMILLSGSITFLQEVRSFFVIRKMTFDNKKTSHIIRNTDFEIKTIDNANSVKLIKEAEQIDSEELVPGDLIYLSNGDLIPADIKIVWANNLYLNQSSLTGESFPVLKKEENNKKEYLEFENICFTGTDVISGSALGVVVTTAKDTYFSTINDRVTEKRPKSSFDKGIKRITLLLISFMLAVTPIVFAVFGLRASGQAGIWLDATLFAISIAVGLTPEMLPIIITANLSKGYAKIKKQEVLVKNLNAVQNMGAIDILCTDKTGTITSGEIHLDRVMDFNGSKNEYVNKILYLNSYFQTGFQSPIDQAVLLTEKFEKPFVEEYTKEWEVPFDFNRKMLSVILSKNEEKEIFTKGAIEEVMAVCNRVSIQGEIVPITELHKEKIRNRVKDLNKDGYRVVAIAHNHLEDEDIEEDLVFLGFATFFDEPKATSKEIIKTLKTRGIDTKILTGDSEIITRAICKKVDFKITKIYTGKEIEEMSETQLQRAVMDANVFVKLSPLHKSLIIATLKANGHVVGFMGDGINDAPVLRNSDVAISFIDASNIAQDAADIILVNDSLMVIETAVHEGRSSLANILKYIKVTIASNFGNVLSVLVALFLTNVEPMQPIHLLLQNLLYDIVMFAFIFDKVDKKFTDSPRPLRTKNIIWFTIINGPVSSIFDISTFLVLLFAFKNQVGVPFGMNQDKEALSPDSIATFNASWFLVGLMTQTAVMQMYRTEKVPFIQSNASWQVNVSTAFVCSMAVIVPYTPINSLVKMSQPPLAFLPIGIGFVLMYVILAQCVKMLYIKRFKEWL from the coding sequence ATGGAAAAATTAACAAAAAGAATTTCAAAAGAAGTAAAAAATAATACAATAAAAGACTCTCTCACTACTTTTTCTAGATTAGATCAAAAACAAGTTTTGGAAAAACTTGAAATTAAACAATTTGGTTTAAAAGATGAAGAGTTAGAAAGACAAAAACAAAAATATGGAAACAACAAGTTAGAACCAAAAAGATTTAACTTTCCTTTAGTGTTGGCAAAAGCTTTTCTAAGCCCATTTAATTTAATTTTAATTATTATTGATGTATATAGTTTTTATAATTTTTTTAGTCAAGTATCAGCTGAAAGAGACAACTTTGATTTAGTAGGAGCTTTATTAGTTTTAATAATGATTCTTTTAAGTGGATCAATAACATTTTTACAAGAAGTAAGATCATTTTTTGTTATTCGAAAAATGACATTTGATAATAAAAAAACTTCACACATAATTAGAAACACAGATTTTGAAATCAAAACAATTGATAATGCAAACTCTGTAAAATTAATTAAAGAAGCAGAACAAATTGACTCAGAAGAATTAGTACCTGGAGATTTAATTTATTTATCAAATGGAGATTTAATTCCTGCTGATATAAAAATTGTTTGAGCAAATAATTTATACTTAAATCAATCTTCATTAACAGGAGAGTCATTTCCAGTTTTGAAAAAAGAAGAAAATAATAAAAAAGAATATTTAGAATTTGAAAATATTTGCTTTACAGGAACTGATGTAATTTCAGGGTCTGCTCTTGGAGTTGTTGTTACAACTGCAAAAGATACATATTTTTCAACAATTAATGATAGAGTGACAGAAAAAAGACCTAAGTCATCATTTGATAAAGGAATAAAAAGAATAACTTTGTTATTAATTTCATTTATGTTAGCAGTTACTCCAATTGTATTTGCTGTTTTTGGTTTAAGAGCATCTGGACAAGCAGGAATTTGATTAGATGCTACTTTATTTGCGATCTCAATTGCTGTGGGATTAACTCCTGAAATGCTACCGATTATAATTACCGCAAACTTATCCAAAGGATATGCAAAAATTAAAAAACAAGAAGTACTGGTTAAGAATTTGAATGCTGTTCAAAATATGGGAGCAATTGATATTCTATGTACAGATAAAACTGGAACTATAACAAGTGGAGAAATTCATTTAGATAGAGTTATGGATTTTAACGGAAGTAAAAATGAGTATGTAAATAAAATTTTATATTTAAATAGTTATTTTCAAACAGGATTTCAAAGCCCTATAGATCAAGCGGTTTTATTAACAGAAAAATTTGAAAAACCATTTGTTGAAGAATATACAAAAGAGTGAGAAGTACCATTTGATTTCAACCGTAAAATGTTATCAGTTATTTTATCAAAAAATGAAGAAAAAGAAATTTTTACAAAAGGGGCTATTGAAGAAGTAATGGCTGTATGTAATCGTGTATCAATTCAAGGAGAAATTGTACCAATTACAGAATTACATAAAGAAAAAATTAGAAATAGAGTTAAAGATTTAAACAAAGATGGTTATAGAGTTGTTGCAATTGCTCACAATCATTTAGAAGACGAAGATATTGAAGAAGATTTAGTATTTCTAGGATTTGCTACATTCTTTGATGAACCAAAAGCAACTTCAAAAGAAATTATTAAAACTTTAAAAACAAGAGGTATTGATACAAAAATACTAACTGGAGATAGCGAAATCATTACAAGAGCAATTTGTAAAAAGGTTGATTTTAAAATTACAAAAATTTATACAGGAAAAGAAATTGAAGAAATGAGCGAAACTCAATTGCAAAGAGCTGTAATGGATGCAAATGTTTTTGTTAAGTTAAGCCCTTTACACAAATCATTAATTATTGCAACCTTAAAAGCTAATGGTCATGTTGTTGGATTTATGGGTGATGGAATAAATGATGCTCCCGTTTTAAGAAACTCAGATGTTGCTATTTCATTTATAGATGCTTCAAATATTGCTCAAGATGCAGCTGATATTATTTTAGTAAATGATTCATTAATGGTAATTGAAACAGCTGTTCATGAAGGAAGATCAAGTTTAGCAAATATTTTAAAATATATTAAAGTTACAATTGCTTCTAACTTTGGAAATGTATTAAGTGTATTAGTGGCTTTATTCTTAACAAATGTTGAACCAATGCAACCAATTCATTTATTATTACAAAACTTATTATATGACATAGTTATGTTTGCCTTTATTTTTGATAAAGTAGATAAAAAATTCACTGACTCACCAAGACCGCTGCGAACTAAAAATATAATATGGTTTACCATCATAAACGGTCCGGTGAGCTCCATATTTGATATATCAACATTCTTAGTTTTATTATTTGCGTTTAAAAATCAAGTTGGAGTTCCGTTTGGAATGAATCAAGATAAAGAAGCTTTAAGTCCAGATAGTATAGCGACATTTAATGCTTCATGATTTTTAGTTGGTTTAATGACTCAAACTGCTGTTATGCAAATGTATCGAACTGAAAAAGTACCATTTATACAATCAAACGCATCGTGACAAGTAAATGTTTCTACAGCATTTGTTTGTTCTATGGCAGTAATTGTGCCTTATACTCCAATTAATAGTCTTGTTAAAATGAGTCAACCTCCACTAGCATTCTTACCTATTGGAATTGGATTTGTACTAATGTATGTGATATTAGCACAATGTGTAAAAATGTTATATATTAAAAGATTTAAAGAATGATTATAA